GATTGCCGAGAGCTATCGCGGCGAGTTGCTGTTGGCCAAGGTCGATTGCGAGGCCGAACAGGACATCGTCGCGCGTTTCGGCATTCAAAGCCTGCCGACGGTGGTGCTGTTCAAGGATGGCCAGCCGGTGGACGGGTTTGCCGGTGCGCAGCCGGAGTCGGCAGTGCGGGCGATGCTGGAACCCCATGTGCAGATGCCACCACCGGCTGCGGCGGATCCGCTGGAACAGGCCCAGGCGTTGTTCAGCGAAGGGCGCATCAGTGAAGCTGAAGGGCTGCTGGTGGCGCTGTTGGGCGAAGACAACACTAACGCCCCCGCGTTGATCCTGTACGCACGCTGCCTGGCCGAACGCGGCGAATTGGGCGAAGCCCAGGCCGTGCTTGACGCTGTCAAAAGCGACGACCACAAGGCCGCCCTGGCCGGGGCCAAGGCGCAGATCACCTTCCTGCGCCAGGCCGCAGACTTGCCGGACACCGCCGATCTGAAGAGCCGCCTGGCACAGAACCCGCAGGACGACGAAGCGGCCTATCAGTTGGCGATCCAGCAACTGGCGCGCCAGCAGTACGATGCTGCACTGGAAGGTTTGCTCAAGTTGTTTACCCGCAACCGCAGCTACAGCGAAGGCTTGCCGCACAAGACATTGCTGCAGGTGTTCGAATTACTGGGCAATGAGCACCCGCTGGTCACGGTGTACCGCCGCAAATTGTTTGCCGCGTTGTACTAATCACCGATCCAACGGTACAGCGGCGTATCCCCGCCGCTGCTCACCTTGACCTTGGCGCTATGACGCAGGCGTACCAACAGGCGCTTGCCCGCGCCCGCATCGCCTGCCAACCCTTCCAGTTGATCGAGTAATTCCAGACCGTTGAGCTGCCCTGCCTTGCGCAGCACCTCCTGGGCGCTCTGCCATAGGTCGTCGTTCTGTTTGACCGGCGCCGCGGTTGGCGCACTGGGCGTTGGGGTGGCCTGAAGCTGTGCGCCCAAGCGCGCCCAATCGCCGTCGTCCAGTTCCAGGGTCAAGTCCACCGGCAGGTCGCCGATGGTTCCACGAATTCGCAACATCGCTGTACTCCTGCATTTTTCTGACCGTCATGCTCCCATGCAGCTTGCGCAACACCAAGCAGGCGGTCAAACTCTCGGCTCTATTGTTATAAGATCACATAACAAAACTTTCATCCTGGAGCCCTCCCATGCGCCGTTTGCTGCTTGCTTTGCCGTTCGCCCTGCTGCCACTGGCTGTTGCCCACGCTCATGAAGAGCATGACCACGAGCACGGCAGCCTCGGCGTCCATGAACACGGGGTCGGCCGTCTCAATGCCGTGCTGGATGGCAAGGCCCTTGAGCTTGAACTGGACAGCCCGGCCATGAACCTGGTGGGTTTCGAGCATGTAGCGACCAGCGCCGCCGATAAAGCCAAGGTCGCCGGTGTACGCAAACAACTGGAGAACCCGTTGGCCCTGTTCAACCTGCCCAAGGCCGCAGGGTGTGTGGTCAGCAGCCAGGAACTCAATAGCCCGCTGTTCGGTGACAAACCAGAAGCCGACCATGACGACGATGACCACGCCACCGACGGCAAAGGCGCCGCCGCCCACGAGCACCATCACGACCACAGCGAAATCCACGCCCATTACCAATTCACCTGTGCTACGCCGACGGCGCTGAGCAACCTCGATCTGAGCCAAGTGTTCAAGACCTTCCCTGCGACGCAGAAAATTCAGGTACAACTGATCGGCCCAAGCGGTCAGCAAGGTGTTGACGCGACGGCCACCGCCGCCACCCTGAAGTTCTGACTTGAAAGCACAGTCCATGTGGGAGCTGGCTTGCCTGCGATACTGGCAACGCGGTGCAGCAGGCACACCGTAGCGATGCCATCGCAGGCAAGCCAGCTCCCACAGTGGATCGGCGCCATTTTCGACTACCAGGCGACACTGACTTCCCATGACTCAAGCGTTAATCGAACTGTCCGACCTGGGCTTCAACTGGCCCGGTCACCCGCAGTTGCTGGACATCCCCGCGTTCCGCCTGGAACCCGGGGAAACCCTGTTCCTCAAGGGCCCGAGCGGCAGTGGCAAGACCACGCTGCTGGGGCTGTTGGGGGGCGTGCAGAAACCCTGCCAGGGCAGCATCCGCCTGCTGGGGCAGGAGTTGACCGAACTCTCGGCCGGCGCCCGTGATCGTTTCCGTGTGGACCACACCGGCTACATCTTCCAGCAGTTCAACCTGCTGCCGTTTCTATCGGTGCGCGAAAACGTCGAGTTGCCATGCCACTTTTCCAAGCTGCGCGCGCAGCGGGCCAAGCAGCGCCACGGCAGTGTCGACCAGGCAGCCGCGACCCTGCTCGCGCACCTGGGCTTGAAGGACAAGGACTTGCTGGAGCGCCGCGCCGACTCGCTGTCTATCGGCCAGCAACAACGGGTGGCTGCCGCCCGTGCGTTGATCGGCCAACCGGAACTGGTGATCGCCGACGAGCCCACCTCGGCCCTGGACTATGACGCCCGCGAAGCGTTCATCCAGTTGCTGTTCGCTGAATGCCGTGAAGCTGGCGCCAGCCTGTTGTTTGTCAGCCATGACCAGAGCCTGGCGTCACTGTTCGACCGCAACCTGTCACTGGCCGAACTCAATCGCGCCGCCACGCCCGCAGAGGTTTGAGATGTATCTGTTTCGTCTAGCTATGGCCAGCCTCGCTAACCGCCGCTTTACTGCGATCCTCACTGCCTTCGCCATCGCGCTTTCCGTGTGCTTGTTGCTGGCGGTGGAGCGCGTGCGTGTCGAGGCGCGCAACAGTTTTGCCAGCACCATCAGCGGTACCGACCTGATCGTCGGGGCACGTTCGGGCTCGGTCAACCTGCTGCTGTATTCGGTGTTTCGCATCGGCAACGCCACCAACAACATCCGCTGGGACAGCTTTGAGCATTTCGCCGCCAGCCCCCAGGTGAAATGGGCCATTCCGATTTCCCTCGGCGACTCCCATCGCGGTTACCGCGTGATGGGCACCAACGAATCCTACTTCGAGCATTACCAGTACGGGCGCAAGCAAAACCTCGAACTGGCCAGCGGCCGCGCCTTTGCCACCGACCCGTTTGAAGTGGTGCTCGGCGCCGAAGTCGCCGACGCCCTGCATTACAAGCTCGGCGACAAGTTGGTACTCGCCCACGGCGTGGCGGTAGTCAGCCTGGTCAAGCACGACGACAAACCCTTCACCGTGGTCGGCATCCTCAAGCGTACCGGTACGCCGGTAGATCGCACGTTGCACATCAGCCTGGGTGGCATGGAGGCGATCCATGTCGACTGGCACAACGGTGTGCCGGCCCAGGGCAAAGGCCGCATCAGCGCCGACCAGGCGCGCAATATGGACCTGACGCCGCAAGCCATCACCGCGTTCATGCTCGGCCTGAACAACAAGATTTCCACCTTCGCCCTGCAACGAGATATCAATGAATTCCGTGGCGAGCCGATGCTGGCGATCCTGCCGGGCGTGGCGCTGCAAGAACTGTGGAGCATGATGGGCACCGCCGAGAAAGCCTTGTTCGTGATCTCGCTGTTCGTGGTGCTGACCGGCTTGATCGGCATGCTCACGGCGATCCTCACCAGCCTCAACGAGCGCCGCCGCGAGATGGCGATTCTGCGTTCGGTGGGTGCACGCCCCTGGCATATCGCGAGCCTGCTGATCTTCGAAGCCTTCGCCCTGGCCTTGTCCGGTGTGGTAGCAGGCGTGGGCCTGCTGTATGTCTGCATCGCCGCCTCCCGTGGTTACTTGCAGGCCAACTACGGGCTGGACCTGCCGATGTCCTGGCCGAGCGAATATGAATGGACCCTGCTGGCGGGTATCCTCGCTGCAGCGCTGTTGATGGGCAGCGTGCCCGCGTGGCGCGCCTATCGACAATCTTTGGCCGATGGCCTGTCCATCCGTTTATGAGGAAGGCTTCGATGCGTCGTGCCCTGTTTGCCCTGTTGCTGTTGACGGCCGTACCCGTGTGGGCGGATGAACAGCCCAAGGACCTGTCCTGGCAGGAAATGATCCCGCCGGATGCGCCACCGGAAGTGCCTAATATGAAGCCGCTGCACGACCTGTCAAACATGGCCGATGCCTTGTCCGTCGAGGCGGCGCCGGCGGCCAAGCAGGATCTGCCCAACGCGCCGGTGGTGCAGAGCCTCGACGGCCAGCACATCCGCCTGCCGGGGTATATCGTGCCACTGGAAGTCAGCGAAGAAGGCCGCACCACCGAGTTTCTGCTGGTGCCGTATTTCGGCGCGTGCATCCACGTGCCGCCACCGCCGTCGAACCAGATCGTGCATGTGAAAAGTGAAGTCGGGGTGAAACTCGATGAGCTGTACCAGCCGTACTGGATCGAAGGCGCGATGCAGGTCAAGCCGTCGTCGAGTGAACTGGCCGACGCCGGTTACCAGATGGATGCCGAGAAGATTTACATGTACGAGCTGCAGGAGTAGCGCTGATCACCCTTTCATTGAGCTGAGTCAAAAGACCGAGCGGAACGATCTTTACCATTGGACGTACAACTTTTAAACGTCCTTTGGAGCTCCCATGAACAAGTCTCTGCTCGGCGCGTCCCTCTTCGCGCTCGCCCTCGTCGCCCCGGTCGCACACGCTCACCAGGCGGGCGATATTCTGGTGCGTGCCGGTGCAATCACCGTCAACCCGGAGGCCGACAGCGGCAAGGTCAAGGTTGACCAGGGCCCGCTGGCCGGCACCAACCTGGGCGGCAAGGCGACCATGAGCAGCGACACCCAACTGGGCTTGAACTTCGCCTACATGATCACCGACCACGTCGGTATCGAATTGCTGGCCGCTACACCGTTCGAGCATGACGTGAAACTCAAGAACACCGCACTGGGCGCCGCCAACGGCAAGCTCGGCTCGCTCAAGCACCTGCCGCCGACCCTGAGCGTCGTGTACTACCCGCTGGACAACAAGTCGGCATTCCAGCCGTACGTGGGCGCCGGTATCAACTACACCTGGATCTACGACGAACACGTCGGCGGTCGCGCTCAACAAGCCGGCTTCAGCAACTTCAAGGCCGAAAACTCCTGGGGCTGGGCCGCACAGATCGGCGCCGACTACATGATCAACGACAACTGGATGATCAACGCCCAGGCGCGCTACATCGACATCAGCACCAAGGCGACTGTGGATAACAATGCGCTGGGCCAGGGCACTCGGGCCAAGGTCAATGTGGACGTGGATCCGATGGTTTACATGGTGGGTATTGGTTACAAGTTCTAAGCAACACTGCATAACCCATGTGGGAGGGGGCTTGCTCCCGATAGCAGAGTGTCAGTCAACAGATTCATGGACTGACCCATCGCTATCGGGAGCAAGCCCCCTCCCACATTTGGTTTTGTAGCGTGTCAGCTGTGGCGGTAGAACCGGTCCAGCAACGCCGGAAGTCCCGCCCGCCATGCCCTGGGCTTGATGCCGAAGGTATGCAGGATTTTCTTGCAGGCCAGCACCGCGTGCTGCGGTTCCTCTGCCGCATCCGGCCGGGCCGCATGGGCCTGGGCAGTCGGCGACTCGATCGCCAGCGGGTGGAAGTTGCGCGCTTCGGTCAGAATCGCCTGGCCCAGCGCCAACGGCGTAGTCGCCTCATGCCCGGCGTAATGATAGGTGCCCCAGAGCGGCGCCGCGCAATCAAGCTGCTTGAGCACCGAGATAATCACCCGTGCGGCATCGTCTACCGGCGTCGGGTTGCCACGACGGTCGTCGGCCATCAGTAGTTCATCGGGCTTTTCGGCCCGGGCCAGGAACCGCCCGAGCGTGCCGTCGACACTGTCATCGAGCAACCAGCCAAATCGCAGCAGCACATGTTGCGGGCAAGTGGCGCGCACGCTCTGCTCGATACGCCACAACGCCTGGCCGCGCAGGCCCAGGGGCACCGGCTCGTCTTTTTCGCTGTAGGCGGTGGCGCGGGAACCATCGAACACCCGGTAGCTGGACGGTTGCAGCAGCGTGATGCTGTGGTGCTGGCACAATTCAGCCAGGCGTTCGATGGCGAACTCCTGGGCGGCCAAGCGGGTTTCGCTCACGGTTTCGGCCTGGAACCAGTCGAAATAGTAGGCGAGGTTGATCAATGCATCGGGACGGGTGTCGTCGAGCAATTGGGTAAGGCTCGCGGCATCCCAGCCGTCTTGGGGCGGTTTGGGGGCGAGGAAACCGATGTCTTCCTCTGCACCGAGGCGAATCAGCGCCTGCCCGAGGGCATTCCCGCCGCCCAGTAACATAAGGCGCATTCGCATAGATTGAGCAGGCCCGGTCTGTTTGGAACGATGGTTATTATCGACAGGCGTGTGCGCCTTGCCGCAGGTAGTTGCCAGAATCGTTGCATTTTGCGGGTTTGTAGCGCAACCGTCACGGATAAAGTACGTGTTTGCAACTTGTTGGAGCAGGTGGCATCAATCACTTCATGAACCTTTCCGAATCAACGGCCAGCGCACTGGATGGTTTTCACCCCGCCGTCAGTGCCTGGTTTTGCAGGACCTTCCCCTCGGTGACCGGCGCCCAGGCCCAGGCGTGGCCGCTGATCCGCCAGCGGCGGTCAACGCTGATCGCCGCGCCCACCGGCTCGGGCAAGACCTTGACGGCCTTTTTGGCGGTGCTCGACGATTTGGTCCACCAGGGCCTGGCCAACGGCGGGCAACTGCCGGACGAGACCCTGGTGGTGTATGTGTCGCCGCTCAAGGCGCTGTCCAACGACATCCAGATCAACCTGCAAAACCCGCTGGCCGGCATTACCGAGCAACTTGAAAAGCTCGGCCTGCCGCCGCTGGTGATCCGCACCGCCGTGCGCACCGGCGACACCCCGCAAAAAGACCGCGCACAGATGCGCAAGCGCGCGCCGCATATTCTGGTGACCACGCCCGAATCTCTGTATGTGCTGCTGGGTTCGGATTCCGGCCGACACATGCTCGCCAGCACGCGCACGGTGATCGTCGATGAGATCCATGCCATCGCCGCCGGCAAGCGCGGCAGCCACCTGGCCTTGAGCCTGGAGCGTCTGCAAGCGCTGTGCACCGAGCCATTGACCCGTATCGGCCTGTCAGCCACGCAAAAACCCATCGAAGCGGTCTCGCGGTTTTTAGTCGGCACCGACCGTAAGTGTGCCATCGTCGACATCGGCCATGCGCGCCCACGGGACCTGGATATCGAAGTGCCGCCAGTGCCGCTCTCGGCGGTGATGGCCAACGATGTGTGGGCCCTGGTCTATGACCGCCTCGCGCAATTGGCCCGCGAACACCGCACCACGCTGATTTTCGTCAACACCCGGCGCCTGGCCGAACGCCTGGCCCGGCATCTGAGCGAGCGGCTGGGCAAGACCGCCGTGGCCGCCCACCATGGCAGCCTGGCCAAGGAACTGCGCCTGGACGCCGAGCAACGGCTCAAGGCCGGCGAACTGCAAGTGCTGATCGCCACCGCGTCCCTGGAGCTGGGCATCGATATTGGCGAGGTGGATCTGGTCTGCCAGATCGGCTCACCCGGCTCGATCAATGGCTTTTTGCAACGCGTCGGCCGCTCCGGGCACCAGGTCGGCGGTACGCCCAAAGGGCGCCTGTTTGCCACCACCCGTGACGACTTGATCGAATGCGCCGCGTTGCTCGACTGCGTACGCCGTGGCGAGCTGGATACCTTGCATATTCCAGTGGCGCCGCTGGACGTGCTGGCCCAGCAGATCATTGCCGAAGTCAGCGCCCGTGAATGGCCGGAACAGGCGCTGCTGGCGCTTGTCCGCCGCGCTGCGCCCTACGCCGAGCTGGATGAGCGCCACTACCAGGCCCTGTTGCAGATGCTCAGCGAGGGCTATAACGGCCGCCAGGGTATCCGCAGCGCCTACCTGCACCGTGACGCCGTGACCCACACCCTGCGCGGCCGCCGCGGTGCCAGGCTCACCGCCGTCACCAGCGGTGGCACCATCCCGGACAACGCCGACTACAGCGTGTTGCTGGAGCCCCAGAGCCTGAACATCGGCAGCGTCAACGAAGACTTCGCGGTGGAAAGCATCGCCGGCGACATCTTCCAACTCGGCAATACCTCTTACCGCATCCTGCGGGTCGAAGCCGGCAAGGTGCGCGTCGAGGATGCCCATGGCCAACCGCCGACCATCCCGTTCTGGCTGGGCGAAGCGCCCGGGCGCAGCAATGAGTTGTCGGTGGCCGTAGCGCGCTTGCAAGGGCAAATCGACAGCTTGCTGGGTGCCACGCCCGGCGACCTGCAACCGGCCCTCGACTGGCTTACCGGCACCTTGGGCCTGCATCGCGCCAGCGCCGAACAACTGCTGGATTACCTCGCCCGGTCGCGCCAGGCCCTGAGCGCCCTGCCCTCTCGGGACACGTTGATCATGGAGCGGTTTTTCGACGCGTCCGGCGGCACCCAGTTGATCATCCACACGCCGTTTGGCAGCCGCATCAACCGCGCCTGGGGCCTGGCGTTGCGCAAGCGTTTCTGCCGCACCTTCAACTTCGAGCTGCAAGCAGCGGCCAGCGAAAACGCCATCGTGCTGTCGCTGTCCACCAGCCACAGTTTTGCCTTGGATGAGGTGTGGCGTTACCTCAACAGCAACAGTGCTGAACACCTCCTGATCCAGGCCGTGCTGGATGCGCCGCTGTTCGGCGTGCGCTGGCGCTGGAATGCCGCCGTGGCCCTGGCGTTGCCGCGTTATACCGGCGGGCGCAAGGTGGCGCCGCAGATCCAGCGCATGAAGAGCGAAGACCTGATCGCCAGCGTCTTTCCGGACCAGATCGCCTGCCTGGAAAACCTCGCCGGCGAGCGCGAAATCCCCCATCACCCACTGGTGGAACAAACCCTCGACGATTGCTTGCATGAAGCCATGGACAGTGAAGCCTGGCTGGCACTGCTGCGGCGCATGGAACGCGGTGAAGTCCGATTGATCAGCCGCGACCTGCCCGCCCCTTCGCCCATGGCCGCGGAAATTCTCAGCGCCAAGCCCTACACCTTTCTCGACGACGCCCCGCTGGAAGAGCGCCGCACCCAGGCCGTGCTCAACCGACGCTGGAGCGACCCGCAGAGCACCGACGACCTGGGCGCACTGGATGCCGACGCCATCGCCGGCGTTCGTGAAGAAGCCTGGCCCGCGCCCAATGGCGTGGATGAAATGCATGAAGCGCTGATGAGCCTGGCGTGCATCGCAGCCCCTGAAGTTGCGCCGCAATGGGCCGCATGGCTGCACGCCTTGGCCAAGGCCGGGCGAGCCTGTCAGTTGCACAACGGCATGTGGGTCGCCGTTGAGCGCTTGAGTTGCTTGCAGGCGCTCTACCCTAACGATTTGCCACTGCTGCCCGGGTTCGACGAGCCCTGGGAGTTTGACGAAGCACTGTTAGAAGTACTGCGTGCGCGCCTCAGTGGTTTTGGCCCGTTGAACCTGGTCGAAATCGCTGCCCCCCTGGCGCTGCCCGTGGCGGCAATCACTCAGGCCCTGGCGCGCCTGGAGCAGGAGGGCTACGTGCTGCGCGGGCACTTCAGCCCCGGGGCCACGCAGGAACAATGGTGCGAACGTCACTTGCTGGCGCGCATTCATCGCTACACGGTCAAGCGCCTGCGACGGGAGATCGAGCCGGTGGCATTGCAGGATTTCATGCGCTTTCTGTTCGATTGGCAGCACCTGTCCGACAGCACCCGCGGCCAGGGCAGCGCCGTATTGCCGCAGATAGTCAGCCAACTCGAAGGCTATGCCGCCGCCACGT
This genomic stretch from Pseudomonas synxantha BG33R harbors:
- the trxA gene encoding thioredoxin, which produces MSEPTPYIFDVTTANFDQAVIQNSFEKPVLVDFWAEWCAPCKALMPMLAQIAESYRGELLLAKVDCEAEQDIVARFGIQSLPTVVLFKDGQPVDGFAGAQPESAVRAMLEPHVQMPPPAAADPLEQAQALFSEGRISEAEGLLVALLGEDNTNAPALILYARCLAERGELGEAQAVLDAVKSDDHKAALAGAKAQITFLRQAADLPDTADLKSRLAQNPQDDEAAYQLAIQQLARQQYDAALEGLLKLFTRNRSYSEGLPHKTLLQVFELLGNEHPLVTVYRRKLFAALY
- a CDS encoding DUF2796 domain-containing protein codes for the protein MRRLLLALPFALLPLAVAHAHEEHDHEHGSLGVHEHGVGRLNAVLDGKALELELDSPAMNLVGFEHVATSAADKAKVAGVRKQLENPLALFNLPKAAGCVVSSQELNSPLFGDKPEADHDDDDHATDGKGAAAHEHHHDHSEIHAHYQFTCATPTALSNLDLSQVFKTFPATQKIQVQLIGPSGQQGVDATATAATLKF
- a CDS encoding ABC transporter ATP-binding protein translates to MTQALIELSDLGFNWPGHPQLLDIPAFRLEPGETLFLKGPSGSGKTTLLGLLGGVQKPCQGSIRLLGQELTELSAGARDRFRVDHTGYIFQQFNLLPFLSVRENVELPCHFSKLRAQRAKQRHGSVDQAAATLLAHLGLKDKDLLERRADSLSIGQQQRVAAARALIGQPELVIADEPTSALDYDAREAFIQLLFAECREAGASLLFVSHDQSLASLFDRNLSLAELNRAATPAEV
- a CDS encoding ABC transporter permease, coding for MYLFRLAMASLANRRFTAILTAFAIALSVCLLLAVERVRVEARNSFASTISGTDLIVGARSGSVNLLLYSVFRIGNATNNIRWDSFEHFAASPQVKWAIPISLGDSHRGYRVMGTNESYFEHYQYGRKQNLELASGRAFATDPFEVVLGAEVADALHYKLGDKLVLAHGVAVVSLVKHDDKPFTVVGILKRTGTPVDRTLHISLGGMEAIHVDWHNGVPAQGKGRISADQARNMDLTPQAITAFMLGLNNKISTFALQRDINEFRGEPMLAILPGVALQELWSMMGTAEKALFVISLFVVLTGLIGMLTAILTSLNERRREMAILRSVGARPWHIASLLIFEAFALALSGVVAGVGLLYVCIAASRGYLQANYGLDLPMSWPSEYEWTLLAGILAAALLMGSVPAWRAYRQSLADGLSIRL
- a CDS encoding DUF3299 domain-containing protein, which produces MRRALFALLLLTAVPVWADEQPKDLSWQEMIPPDAPPEVPNMKPLHDLSNMADALSVEAAPAAKQDLPNAPVVQSLDGQHIRLPGYIVPLEVSEEGRTTEFLLVPYFGACIHVPPPPSNQIVHVKSEVGVKLDELYQPYWIEGAMQVKPSSSELADAGYQMDAEKIYMYELQE
- a CDS encoding OmpW/AlkL family protein — its product is MNKSLLGASLFALALVAPVAHAHQAGDILVRAGAITVNPEADSGKVKVDQGPLAGTNLGGKATMSSDTQLGLNFAYMITDHVGIELLAATPFEHDVKLKNTALGAANGKLGSLKHLPPTLSVVYYPLDNKSAFQPYVGAGINYTWIYDEHVGGRAQQAGFSNFKAENSWGWAAQIGADYMINDNWMINAQARYIDISTKATVDNNALGQGTRAKVNVDVDPMVYMVGIGYKF
- a CDS encoding sugar nucleotide-binding protein, producing MRMRLMLLGGGNALGQALIRLGAEEDIGFLAPKPPQDGWDAASLTQLLDDTRPDALINLAYYFDWFQAETVSETRLAAQEFAIERLAELCQHHSITLLQPSSYRVFDGSRATAYSEKDEPVPLGLRGQALWRIEQSVRATCPQHVLLRFGWLLDDSVDGTLGRFLARAEKPDELLMADDRRGNPTPVDDAARVIISVLKQLDCAAPLWGTYHYAGHEATTPLALGQAILTEARNFHPLAIESPTAQAHAARPDAAEEPQHAVLACKKILHTFGIKPRAWRAGLPALLDRFYRHS
- a CDS encoding DEAD/DEAH box helicase, which codes for MNLSESTASALDGFHPAVSAWFCRTFPSVTGAQAQAWPLIRQRRSTLIAAPTGSGKTLTAFLAVLDDLVHQGLANGGQLPDETLVVYVSPLKALSNDIQINLQNPLAGITEQLEKLGLPPLVIRTAVRTGDTPQKDRAQMRKRAPHILVTTPESLYVLLGSDSGRHMLASTRTVIVDEIHAIAAGKRGSHLALSLERLQALCTEPLTRIGLSATQKPIEAVSRFLVGTDRKCAIVDIGHARPRDLDIEVPPVPLSAVMANDVWALVYDRLAQLAREHRTTLIFVNTRRLAERLARHLSERLGKTAVAAHHGSLAKELRLDAEQRLKAGELQVLIATASLELGIDIGEVDLVCQIGSPGSINGFLQRVGRSGHQVGGTPKGRLFATTRDDLIECAALLDCVRRGELDTLHIPVAPLDVLAQQIIAEVSAREWPEQALLALVRRAAPYAELDERHYQALLQMLSEGYNGRQGIRSAYLHRDAVTHTLRGRRGARLTAVTSGGTIPDNADYSVLLEPQSLNIGSVNEDFAVESIAGDIFQLGNTSYRILRVEAGKVRVEDAHGQPPTIPFWLGEAPGRSNELSVAVARLQGQIDSLLGATPGDLQPALDWLTGTLGLHRASAEQLLDYLARSRQALSALPSRDTLIMERFFDASGGTQLIIHTPFGSRINRAWGLALRKRFCRTFNFELQAAASENAIVLSLSTSHSFALDEVWRYLNSNSAEHLLIQAVLDAPLFGVRWRWNAAVALALPRYTGGRKVAPQIQRMKSEDLIASVFPDQIACLENLAGEREIPHHPLVEQTLDDCLHEAMDSEAWLALLRRMERGEVRLISRDLPAPSPMAAEILSAKPYTFLDDAPLEERRTQAVLNRRWSDPQSTDDLGALDADAIAGVREEAWPAPNGVDEMHEALMSLACIAAPEVAPQWAAWLHALAKAGRACQLHNGMWVAVERLSCLQALYPNDLPLLPGFDEPWEFDEALLEVLRARLSGFGPLNLVEIAAPLALPVAAITQALARLEQEGYVLRGHFSPGATQEQWCERHLLARIHRYTVKRLRREIEPVALQDFMRFLFDWQHLSDSTRGQGSAVLPQIVSQLEGYAAATSAWDTDLLSARIKDYSSTWLDDLCRSGKLVWTRLSNKAGAMALRSTPVVLLPRSQVALWSGLTEPTDSTTLSPKAQKVHSSLREHGALFFDELVHEAHLLRSELETALQELVGAGLVNADSFAGLRALTTPASKRQARSSRRGRGAFVGGMDDAGRWALVRRSASAAGPHSAETLEHVAMTLLRRYGVVFWRLLEREADWLPSWRELLRTFHRLEARGEIRGGRFVSGLAGEQFALPEAIPLLREVRRRAHDGSLIAVCGADPLNLVGTLLPGAKVPAVSGNRIVYRDGLPAAVMVAGKQQVLLEMDQQAVQEKLIRR